In the genome of Primulina eburnea isolate SZY01 chromosome 13, ASM2296580v1, whole genome shotgun sequence, the window ACAAACCCCCCACCCCCCCCCACCACCCCACCCTTTGCTTTTCTTTTCACGAGCAATAATAGCTCGCCGCACTCTTGAGCGAATGCATAAAAAAATCACAACCCTTTAGTTACACGATAATTTTAGGGCTCAGATTTTTGCTGAAGCAATTATTGGAATAAACTATTTTCTTACTGTGCATACAGGAGCATTATCAGATAACAAGGATTAAAACGCTCGCAGCTTTATTGATTTCGGGtgttttctttcttcttctttttttggaTTTTTACATCCAAAAAGAGGCATTTGAATTCGTGATTTCTGTGATGATCAAGGATAAAGAGAAGCCGCCGGAGCCTATTGATTTCTTCATTTGGACTGTTGAGGTAAATTCGTTTTTGTAATCTCTTTTAGAGTTTAATTTAATTTGTCTTATCGTTTTGTGAAATGTGGTCTCATATTATTTTTCGGATCTTTTACTATTTCAGACTCgaattttattgtataattttcTTGGAGTGGATGAGTTTCTTGCTTGCAGCATTTTTATAGCTGACTGTGACAGTTTTCTGGATTTTTGTTGAAGAAAGTTATGGGAAAATGTGTTCTTTTCACGGAGGAGAACTCCGCGACTTCCCATTTTTCATGGCGGAAAAAAGTACAATTGCATTTCTGAGTCGAATATAAATCTTTAAGAATTTATTATTTGTCCATTGTTCAAATGTtatgacaatcagttgaaattaGTTATCGACACCTTTGCATCCAAAGCTTAAGCAGATGCTTTCTTATGAAGTTCCTCTCTATCTTTTTTTATGTTTCTTGAACTGAAAGTGTGATGAGCAATGTGACAGTGTCTCATCTCCATTCTTATTATACTAATCTAGCTAATTTCTTGAACCCTGCATACTTTTCTCTGTGGTGTATCAACCTCAGTGTTCATATTTGTACCTGTTTACATGTTTTTATGCTACTGTTTTTGTCCTATTTTGGTTCAGATATGGACAAcctacaatttttttaaaacatttgaaaattttattttgtaagTCGCCCTACCATCCAAAATTATCAAtgcattttaaatcttttaggATGCGCAAACTATTGAGAGATGGAATACAAGGAAAGTTTAGTAAGTTACTCTGCCGCAAACAAAGTGAAAAGAAAccgagaagaaaattgagaataGCAAATAATTGTTGGAGAAATTTGGATGATCAACTTCCAATGTTATTGATTTCTCACTTTCTTGTAGGATGTCGGATTGTGGTTGGAAGAGATAAATCTCGGTAGTTACcgccaaattttcaaagaaaatgGGGTCAATGGAGAATATTTGGAAGGGATGTCGATGTTTACAACTGAACAGATACTCCGGTTCATAAGGAAGTGCCACATGAAATGGGGAGACTTCATAACCTTGTGCAAGGAGCTGAGAAGAATAAAAGGTTTCTTATCCCTCTCTCACTGAATTTTACTATGAGTAAACTGTAAGGTTAAGCTGCAATTAGTTACTAGCAAATTAAAGGTTTCCTTGTGTTCTTTTATATTTGTCTTCATCATGGCTTAAAAACTTTAATTTTTGTCCCAACATCACTTTGATCATGACAGTCACTGTCTGCCTGGTTGAACTATTGGCTGAAAAAGTTCGAGCACATGCTCTAATAGGACAGTTATGGAACAAACACGTGATAGTTTTATCCCCCTATCCTTGCACAAATAATAAAATGAACATATTCATTACACTCTTTTGTTTAGGAGCAACTTTGTTCCACATTGACTTGCGTGGATCTGTATTCGGTATTCCCCCATTTCTATAAGAAAgacatttttttcatttttttctagGTTACAGATTGACAATACTAACAATCAGCCTTTATCACACCAAGTGCGGTCAGCTATGTGGACCCTCTTATGCCGTGGTGCTATCTTCCTTACTATATCCCTATCTGTGTCTAATTTTTCATTGCTAGCCAAACCTTCCTCGGTTAAAGTGTGAATTTGTCATGGTCTCACATTGCTTTATTGAGACATTTATTTTTTGGTTACAAAAGAAAGAAGATATATTTGTGTCCTCTTTAATCCATCCAACCACAGCCAGTAAACTAGGAAGTAGGAATAGCGACCGAGCCTATCACCTATCAGAACAAAACCATAAAAAATAACATCGACGTTACTCACAACATGTTAGTTGTATGATTAACAAGTTTAAACAATTGAAGCTGTCATCATGGCCTCTTGCTTTTAGGTTGTTATCACC includes:
- the LOC140810810 gene encoding uncharacterized protein; protein product: MIKDKEKPPEPIDFFIWTVEDVGLWLEEINLGSYRQIFKENGVNGEYLEGMSMFTTEQILRFIRKCHMKWGDFITLCKELRRIKVACLKGEQKIHRPWWAPSCLSVVFIKSAKRNRQSRVVSLKLDP